One window of the Babesia bovis T2Bo chromosome 2, whole genome shotgun sequence genome contains the following:
- a CDS encoding calmodulin-domain kinase 2 protein, with protein MSTQTTKKLLKYESTYRSSRFNSAANTQSNGMTEYADSTDSTPIINYTSHIRANAKSHFQDDQKSTAQLNLTFNRFSPVIKGGWVTYRRKYLEGPVIGKGSFGVVKALFPVVDLIALQQMLPVRDQVPANRLGQGIRKLSDSRYEFFGIPLPPPTRAVKIMQMKSNQRSSDIKDALHVLREITIGAWLDHPNLVKISEIYTNKSNDISEVSNEVFHQPALMSEIPTDFTKVYLVMEYCSGGDLTTRSIPDDNKEETVSKMFVHVFRALSYINTMGIAHRDVKPENFLWSTRAANADVKLTDFGLANSPLHTLTTRAGTAYYVAPEIVQYAPQQHYSVACDSWSAGIMLHLFLLGFYPFQGENDVKTLLKVANDEIKWDDVRYDKISADAYDLLRKLLVKDPRRRISTTEALKHPWLRRATFEVTAIPMTVEEATGIVEALTAFYRCPVLKQLALCLMVRQMQDAEIARSRKKYMYLSLFCESEHFWVNINTVEKWLMCARERPCNDKGKPSCKVSCYMYPECIPELNCGIVEGKDSHNLPRRRVSLRQSMLWKSVSRLNDVLSNFSDHKLSISFTEFVAAQMMEELVHRSDLILDTFAGLRSEIPGRRSILIDARDLKRLLNPIYRCSTLDLEDVLRQTELIALCTYLGNLATDEESKTRVFHLLKHTIDPKAGTKHMKLTIDEFFVMMKSSNTVKTVEDTLKEGHHRPCDGYEAVKRRLILNKLQEIDEHCTNRKRKRRVLRG; from the coding sequence ATGTCTACTCAAACAACAAAGAAGCTTCTCAAGTATGAGAGTACCTACCGTTCTTCTAGGTTCAACTCTGCAGCCAACACACAATCCAATGGCATGACTGAATATGCGGACTCCACAGATTCCACTCCTATAATTAACTACACTTCACATATCAGGGCCAATGCTAAATCACACTTCCAGGATGATCAGAAGTCTACTGCGCAGCTAAATCTTACATTCAATAGGTTTTCACCGGTTATTAAAGGTGGATGGGTCACTTACCGGCGTAAGTACCTCGAGGGTCCCGTTATTGGGAAGGGCAGCTTCGGTGTAGTCAAAGCACTATTTCCCGTGGTTGACCTTATAGCTTTACAACAGATGCTTCCCGTGAGGGACCAGGTACCTGCCAACAGGCTGGGTCAGGGTATCCGTAAGCTTTCTGACAGCCGTTATGAGTTCTTCGGCATCCCTTTACCACCTCCCACGCGTGCGGTGAAGATTATGCAAATGAAGAGTAACCAGCGTTCCAGTGACATTAAGGATGCTTTACACGTTTTGAGGGAGATTACTATCGGTGCTTGGCTGGATCACCCCAACCTTGTGAAAATCTCGGAGATTTACACAAACAAGTCGAATGACATTAGCGAGGTCTCCAATGAGGTATTCCATCAACCTGCGTTGATGAGTGAGATACCCACTGATTTCACTAAGGTCTATCTCGTGATGGAATACTGCAGTGGTGGTGACCTTACCACCAGGAGCATTCCTGATGACAACAAGGAGGAAACCGTGTCCAAGATGTTTGTTCACGTTTTCCGTGCTTTGAGTTATATCAACACCATGGGCATAGCACACCGTGATGTGAAGCCCGAGAATTTTTTATGGTCAACTCGCGCGGCCAATGCTGACGTGAAGCTGACTGACTTTGGACTGGCTAATTCACCGTTGCATACACTTACTACACGGGCCGGTACTGCTTATTACGTAGCTCCTGAAATTGTACAATACGCTCCCCAGCAGCATTATTCCGTAGCCTGTGACTCTTGGTCCGCTGGGATAATGCTACACTTATTTCTGCTAGGATTCTATCCATTCCAGGGTGAAAATGATGTTAAAACATTACTAAAAGTGGCAAATGATGAGATTAAGTGGGATGATGTCCGGTATGACAAGATAAGTGCTGATGCCTACGACCTGTTGCGTAAGCTATTGGTCAAGGATCCCAGGAGGCGCATTTCCACTACTGAGGCATTGAAGCACCCCTGGTTGCGCCGTGCTACTTTTGAGGTAACTGCTATCCCAATGACCGTTGAGGAGGCAACTGGGATTGTAGAGGCCCTGACGGCTTTCTACAGGTGCCCCGTTTTAAAACAGCTGGCGCTATGCCTCATGGTACGCCAGATGCAGGATGCTGAAATCGCAAGGAGTCGTAAGAAATACATGTATCTATCATTATTCTGTGAGAGTGAGCACTTTTGGGTGAACATCAACACTGTTGAGAAGTGGCTTATGTGCGCTCGTGAGCGCCCTTGTAATGACAAGGGCAAGCCTAGTTGCAAGGTGTCGTGTTACATGTATCCCGAGTGCATTCCTGAGCTGAACTGTGGCATTGTGGAGGGCAAAGATTCCCACAACTTGCCGAGGAGGCGTGTTAGTCTACGTCAATCGATGCTCTGGAAATCGGTTTCCAGGTTAAATGATGTTCTCAGCAATTTCAGCGACCACAAGCTATCTATTAGCTTCACTGAATTCGTGGCTGCGCAGATGATGGAAGAACTCGTGCACCGCAGTGACTTGATTCTGGATACATTCGCAGGCCTCCGTAGCGAGATACCTGGCAGGCGCTCTATATTAATTGACGCTCGTGATTTAAAGCGGCTGCTCAACCCGATATATAGATGCTCCACTTTGGATCTGGAGGATGTCTTACGACAGACGGAACTGATCGCCTTGTGTACCTATCTTGGTAACTTGGCTACTGATGAGGAATCTAAGACACGTGTATTCCACTTGTTAAAACACACTATTGACCCTAAGGCGGGTACTAAACACATGAAGCTGACTATAGATGAATTCTTCGTTATGATGAAGTCTTCAAACACTGTCAAGACTGTGGAAGACACTTTGAAGGAGGGTCATCACCGACCCTGCGATGGCTACGAGGCCGTTAAGCGCAGGTTGATATTGAACAAACTACAGGAGATTGACGAGCACTGCACTAACCGCAAGCGCAAGCGTCGCGTTTTGCGCGGCTGA
- a CDS encoding Elongation factor Tu GTP binding domain family protein translates to MAPKKKQVIEEDDDELALLDEFNADRGVVIEAPVEDSKTKKKKSKSAKKTQEDDAELDELLDELNALDTKGKQDTAEEPQAPEDDAAESEEQAAKALKNKLKKEKKKQAKLAKKDGEDQDEPSQGTTSKKPMSLAARLAAERQRQLQEMEEKLRKEEEERRRIEEEERKRVEEEERKRQEQLEARRQQRKERRERMKKEGKPMTMKEKMAAEIRRKFLEQVEKDGLIDVDRDNEPKKLDLSSFRKKKVVKQTGTEGQGAADAAGPGMGTEESHSSTESEDVIENWEELDQESAKEPVVQSEPVETKAAPKRVKHKAEPQSQDSDEPVSEYRSPICCVLGHVDTGKTKLLDKIRHSNVQNAEAGGITQQIGATFFPKKMLDKHCELINPEFKLKSPGLLIIDTPGHESFNNLRARGSSLCDIAILVVDIMHGLEPQTIESIGLLRGRKCYFVIALNKIDRLYKWKTTPWATFHKTFENQLEDTRGEFFERARNIMTELSEQGLNSELYWENDDIRRNISICPTSAITGEGISDLICLILQLTQKIMVKNITHKEEFRCSVLEVKAIEGLGTTVDVILLSGTINEGDKIVLCGLSGPIVTTIRTLLTPQPLAELRVKGEYVKHTSIKAAMGVKLVAQGLEETVAGTELLLVEDDDDIEQLCEDVMQDMSSIFGNVNRTGVGVYVMASTLGSLEALLQFLTDKKIPVFSVNIGTVQKKDVKKASIMREKGYPEYSVILAFDVKCATEAEKEAQVLGVKIMSADIIYHLLDSFVKYLEETQEQKKQSRISEVVFPCELTILPHCVFNKKDPFVFGVHVDNGILKPNTPLVAMAKGNQLMLGRVASMEHNKKPVDKAVKGQEICIKVVGEPNIAYGRHFDCNDRVYSRITRDSIDVLKEYFRDEMTNDAWKVVIHLKKVFGII, encoded by the exons ATGGCTCCAAAGAAGAAGCAGGTCATCGAGGAAGATGACGACGAACTTGCTTTGTTGGACGAATTCAACGCg GATCGCGGCGTTGTAATTGAAGCTCCAGTGGAGGACAGCAAGACAAAGAAAAAG AAAAGCAAATCTGCGAAGAAGACACAGGAAGATGATGCTGAATTGGACGAGTTATTGGACGAGCTCAATGCCCTGGACACAAAG GGCAAGCAAGATACCGCTGAAGAGCCGCAGGCTCCTGAGGATGATGCGGCCGAATCTGAGGAGCAGGCTGCCAAGGCTCTGAAGAACAAGTTGAAGAAGgagaagaagaagcaggCCAAGCTTGCGAAGAAGGATGGCGAGGACCAGGATGAGCCTTCACAGGGCACCACTTCAAAGAAGCCCATGTCGTTGGCCGCTAGGCTTGCTGCCGAGAGGCAAAGGCAACTACAGGAG ATGGAGGAGAAGCTGCGTAAGGAGGAGGAGGAACGTAGACGCATTGAGGAAGAGGAGCGCAAAAGGGTAGAGGAGGAGGAGCGTAAGCGGCAGGAGCAATTGGAGGCTCGCCGTCAACAGCGTAAGGAAAGGCGTGAGCGTATGAAGAAGGAAGGCAAGCCAATGACAATGAAGGAGAAGATGGCTGCTGAGATAAGGCGCAAGTTCCTTGAACAGGTGGAGAAGGACGGCTTGATAGACGTTGATCGTGATAACGAGCCCAAGAAGCTGGACCTCAGCTCATTCCGTAAGAAGAAGGTGGTCAAGCAAACTGGCACCGAGGGGCAGGGTGCCGCTGACGCCGCGGGCCCCGGTATGGGCACCGAAG AATCACACTCGTCTACGGAATCCGAGGACGTGATAGAGAACTGGGAGGAGTTGGACCAGGAGAGTGCGAAGGAGCCTGTGGTTCAATCGGAACCCGTGGAGACTAAGGCGGCCCCCAAACGTGTTAAGCATAAGGCAGAACCTCAGTCCCAGGACTCTGACGAGCCTGTTAGCGAGTACAGGTCGCCTATATGCTGTGTTTTGGGTCATGTCGACACTGGTAAAACCAAGCTTTTGGACAAGATTCGTCACAGCAACGTTCAGAATGCTGAGGCTGGTGGTATTACCCAGCAAATTGGTGCTACCTTTTTCCCTAAGAAAATGCTGGACAAGCACTGTGAGCTTATTAACCCCGAGTTCAAGCTGAAGAGTCCCGGTTTACTGATCATTGACACTCCTGGTCACGAGTCGTTTAACAACTTACGTGCTCGTGGTTCTTCTTTGTGTGATATCGCTATTTTGGTTGTGGACATTATGCATGGTTTGGAGCCCCAAACCATTGAGTCCATAGGTTTGTTGCGTGGTAGGAAGTGTTATTTCGTCATTGCGCTTAATAAGATCGACCGTCTTTACAAGTGGAAGACAACTCCCTGGGCTACATTCCACAAGACCTTTGAGAACCAACTGGAGGACACGCGTGGCGAGTTTTTCGAGCGCGCTCGGAACATAATGACGGAACTTTCCGAGCAGGGTCTTAACAGTGAACTATACTGGGAGAACGACGACATCCGTCGTAACATTTCAATTTGTCCCACCAGTGCCATCACTGGTGAGGGCATATCAGATCTCATATGCCTCATACTCCAGTTAACCCAGAAGATCATGGTCAAAAACATTACCCACAAGGAGGAATTCAGGTGTTCCGTTCTTGAGGTGAAGGCCATAGAGGGTTTGGGCACTACAGTGGATGTCATTTTACTGAGTGGTACTATTAACGAGGGTGACAAAATAGTTTTATGTGGTCTTTCTGGTCCCATAGTGACCACTATTCGTACATTGCTTACACCTCAGCCTTTGGCTGAGTTAAGGGTCAAGGGTGAGTACGTCAAGCACACTAGCATCAAGGCTGCCATGGGTGTTAAGCTCGTTGCTCAGGGTTTGGAGGAGACTGTTGCGGGTACGGAGCTGCTCTTGGTCGAGGACGACGACGACATTGAGCAGTTGTGTGAAGATGTCATGCAGGACATGTCGTCGATATTTGGTAACGTAAATCGCACTGGTGTTGGTGTATATGTCATGGCTTCAACCCTGGGGTCCTTGGAGGCTTTACTCCAATTTCTGACTGATAAGAAGATACCAGTATTTTCAGTGAATATAGGCACTGTCCAGAAGAAGGACGTGAAGAAGGCATCCATTATGCGTGAGAAGGGCTATCCCGAATACTCCGTTATCTTAGCGTTTGATGTGAAATGTGCCACTGAGGCCGAGAAGGAGGCTCAGGTACTCGGTGTTAAGATTATGTCTGCTGATATTATCTACCACCTCCTGGATTCCTTTGTTAAGTACCTTGAGGAAACCCAGGAGCAAAAGAAGCAGTCGCGCATATCGGAGGTTGTATTTCCCTGTGAGTTAACCATTCTACCTCACTGTGTGTTTAACAAGAAGGACCCCTTTGTCTTTGGGGTCCATGTGGACAATGGCATCCTGAAGCCGAACACGCCACTCGTCGCTATGGCCAAGGGTAACCAGTTAATGTTAGGTCGTGTTGCCAGCATGGAGCACAACAAGAAACCCGTGGACAAGGCCGTTAAGGGCCAGGAAATATGCATTAAGGTAGTCGGCGAGCCGAATATAGCCTATGGTCGTCACTTTGACTGCAACGACCGTGTCTATTCACGTATAACTCGTGACTCTATAGATGTACTTAAGGAATACTTCAGGGACGAGATGACGAAT GACGCATGGAAGGTTGTAATTCACCTTAAGAAGGTCTTTGGCATCATTTGA
- a CDS encoding PHD finger-like domain-containing protein 5A, protein MGSKHHPDLIMCRKQPGIAIGRLCDKCDGKCPICDSYVRPYTLVRICDECNYGTNQGRCVICSGPGISDAYYCKECCQCEKDRDGCPKIINLGSAKTDLFYERKKYGYKPT, encoded by the exons ATGGGTTCGAAGCACCATCCTGATTTGATTATGTGCCGCAAGCAGCCTGGTATCG CTATTGGAAGGCTGTGTGACAAGTGTGACGGGAAATGTCCGATATGTGACTCCTACGTGAGACCGTATACTCTCGTGAGGATATGTGATGAGTGTAACTACGGTACAAACCAG GGGCGATGTGTTATATGCTCGGGACCTGGTATATCCGACGCTTACTACTGTAAGGAGTGCTGCCAATGTGAAAAGGAT AGGGATGGGTGTCCAAAGATTATAAACCTGGGTAGTGCCAAAACAGATCTCTTTTACGAACGGAAGAAGTATGGATATAAGCCCACGTGA
- a CDS encoding Methyltransferase TYW3 family protein yields MRVIPDKVAEILGDERLELVYAGTEDAVKDSCATLRRNAQGLLDSVESRDPAVWKIYRNITFVVDHFKQGSGANRKEWIESMSALDTDIPLDPGIRDYINGKVLSDHDRLDRSVKGSVDVMLIPLLRLILRTGRFASTSCCSGRVVLFESNADHASSLTKRSTDFGRAGRFLYTSHCHVTGDEVTRAQESVDAMVNSKGDCYHRDAVEPIEPFDPGYHINQCDVILKFESFLIHVESNTLDDGMELLNLARQCGLKQSGIISGSRRVIVSIRGSYGLEAPIAVRSYGVLRERDSTLGSMEPGRLENQVDTTWLVTDEYFRYLIATCNRKFNSNIRQMLRFYWNCVQHFGIDIRTPFSIPYVSATLGSSTSDECSRLLRSKEFNNRERGANRSTSVSTLDTDRGTGMFVAVNKAMSIKQVKTHLEQMKIYDKSRKIVFVPPIQEVGHNRADCGSDMTDRNPGLLIPGDILNQNAVALLPIKNINDAILNEALVDFIYSDDLVITNGSFIHRLETD; encoded by the coding sequence ATGAGGGTTATCCCGGACAAGGTGGCCGAGATCCTGGGTGACGAGCGCCTAGAACTCGTATACGCAGGTACTGAGGATGCAGTCAAGGATTCATGTGCCACTTTGCGGAGGAATGCGCAGGGGTTGCTTGACAGCGTGGAATCACGAGATCCCGCTGTCTGGAAGATATATCGCAACATAACGTTCGTTGTTGACCACTTTAAGCAGGGATCTGGTGCTAATAGGAAGGAATGGATAGAATCTATGAGCGCCCTGGACACCGATATCCCTCTTGACCCAGGCATAAGGGACTACATCAATGGCAAGGTACTCTCTGATCATGACAGGCTTGACCGATCGGTGAAAGGTTCTGTTGACGTCATGTTGATACCCTTACTGAGGTTAATATTGAGAACTGGCCGATTTGCCAGTACTTCATGTTGCTCTGGCAGGGTGGTCCTATTTGAGTCCAATGCAGATCACGCCTCATCGTTGACTAAACGGTCGACTGACTTCGGCAGGGCTGGCAGGTTCCTCTATACCTCACATTGCCATGTAACTGGTGATGAGGTGACCAGGGCTCAGGAATCCGTAGACGCCATGGTGAATTCAAAGGGTGACTGCTACCACAGGGATGCTGTGGAACCAATTGAACCATTTGACCCTGGGTATCACATTAACCAGTGTGATGTGATACTGAAGTTTGAGTCGTTCCTAATCCATGTAGAATCTAACACCCTAGACGACGGCATGGAACTACTAAATCTTGCTAGGCAGTGCGGCTTGAAGCAATCGGGTATAATCTCGGGTTCCAGGAGGGTTATTGTATCCATTAGGGGCTCATATGGACTAGAGGCCCCAATTGCGGTACGTTCCTATGGCGTTCTTCGTGAACGTGACAGTACATTGGGATCCATGGAACCTGGGCGTCTTGAGAACCAAGTGGATACTACTTGGTTGGTTACTGATGAGTACTTCAGATACCTCATTGCTACCTGCAATCGTAAATTCAATTCAAATATCCGTCAAATGTTACGATTCTATTGGAATTGTGTACAACATTTCGGTATAGATATTCGCACTCCGTTTAGTATTCCGTATGTTAGTGCAACCTTGGGTTCATCTACTAGCGATGAATGTTCACGATTGTTACGCTCCAAAGAGTTTAACAATCGTGAACGTGGTGCCAACAGAAGTACCTCGGTAAGCACGCTGGATACTGACCGCGGAACTGGGATGTTCGTTGCAGTTAACAAGGCTATGTCTATTAAGCAGGTAAAAACGCATCTGGAGCAGATGAAGATATACGACAAGAGTAGGAAGATAGTATTCGTGCCGCCTATACAAGAGGTGGGACACAACCGTGCTGATTGTGGCAGTGACATGACAGATAGGAATCCAGGACTGTTAATCCCTGGAGATATACTAAACCAAAATGCAGTCGCTTTGTTACCGATTAAAAATATTAACGATGCGATCCTCAACGAAGCATTGGTAGATTTTATTTATTCAGACGATTTGGTAATCACAAATGGTTCATTCATACACCGCTTAGAAACAGATTAA
- a CDS encoding CRM1 exportin C terminal family protein, with the protein MADPSILLDTSRVFDENMVALLDTVIDAMFDSGSGHNREAAHKILEQFRTLPDSWKHVAVILSCSKNTNTKFFALQVLQMCIQTRWNVLAIEDRLGIRSYVADLVIKLSMDDEACNRERHFLTKLNETLIQIVKREWPERWDNFIPEICRASQVSQSLCENNMRLLNMLSEELFDFGEDHMQSRTVQRLTSRMSADFKDIFELCIFVMHNSITNPESVRVSLVKQTLTCLAHFLKWIPVGYIFEQYFYGGVNVVLIDLLLDHFWDSMTYRVECTKCLTEIAGLSLSSQEMQAFGMRVASMWPKLVAKVSSLPENSTHYDDTNHVAPCNRLFWETFYCQFSICCTNFLKNFRESIVERDANNHQSLIYVLERLVAMTDINHEETFKICLDYWHIFVAAIMRDVKEHQRQQAAERGIIVSELGEVQGFNPRTINLNQTYDNGRLGIYRPVLVQLQRVLIKRMAKPQEVYILYDADACEVTREYNPNTAEIALYNRMKTVLINLTTIMQEDTERIMMEVLDREMEIAHSSNRRDTWDPTILNRLCYSVGSISGAMDEMVEKRFLVLIIKCLLNICEVKTATGDKAIVASNIMYVVGQYPRFLKNNWRFLYTVMNKLFEFMREMFPGVQQMACETFLKITTSCKKTIAMQTLNDVPYINELIRLRDPMTGVLDDKLILWFYESVGNVISAVDNQYRHQTISMLMERCNCDWQAILGNTSDPNLLSGDAAVWATVQNMPIYHVETTRSIIQILRMNNRVAKSTGSAYTRQLMYIYPGITHLYNLYSCYIQNAVKAAGPGVLKHNNINLMHLVRRSILHLLETYIGHLPNKIAKTYSEPSVPIQVDNTVDMDQTEDCNMNNYNEVLNMLIQSITSTVLVVYRNCLAETRDHEVICVVTTLIEKLGNSGSHVLPQIFEQIFDCTLDMVKMDFHSFPEHREYFYEMLQKCTKHCFDGLLLLPSERLRAYVMSLIWAFKHEHPSVAERGLTVVREFLNNLMLLDRRNDQSPGGQGMSAVLSFCRNYYYLLLKEILGVLTDTLHKSGFRLQTEILRVLIRFLECGTVNDPSSELTRVHVMKFLVELLGNSFITLNVKQVEAFVVDLFNFAGETIAEQNESMMSSGLSITSGQPMRFQTHVKDFLLSLKEFAGSGDEFDRIFEQDRQNAIERARAIEQRKLQHEQGIYNDTKEVTLD; encoded by the coding sequence ATGGCTGACCCTTCCATCCTGCTAGACACCTCGCGTGTCTTTGATGAGAACATGGTAGCCCTGCTCGATACGGTAATCGATGCTATGTTCGATTCCGGTAGCGGCCATAACAGGGAAGCAGCCCATAAAATTCTCGAGCAATTCCGTACCCTACCTGATAGCTGGAAACACGTGGCAGTAATACTGTCGTGTTCAAAGAATACCAACACTAAGTTCTTCGCTCTACAAGTGCTGCAGATGTGTATCCAAACTAGGTGGAATGTCCTGGCAATTGAAGATCGACTGGGTATACGAAGCTATGTGGCCGATCTAGTAATTAAACTAAGTATGGACGACGAAGCCTGTAATCGAGAACGCCATTTCCTGACTAAACTGAATGAAACATTAATTCAGATCGTAAAACGAGAATGGCCAGAACGCTGGGATAACTTTATCCCAGAAATATGCCGTGCATCGCAAGTGTCACAAAGCCTATGTGAAAATAATATGAGGCTCCTGAACATGCTGAGTGAAGAGCTGTTCGATTTCGGAGAGGACCATATGCAAAGTCGTACAGTGCAACGTCTAACATCACGTATGAGCGCTGACTTTAAAGATATATTCGAGCTGTGCATATTTGTCATGCACAATTCAATAACTAACCCAGAGTCTGTACGAGTGTCCCTGGTTAAGCAGACATTGACGTGTCTAGCACACTTCTTGAAATGGATACCCGTGGGTTATATTTTTGAGCAGTATTTTTACGGAGGCGTTAATGTGGTCTTGATAGACCTGCTGCTAGATCACTTCTGGGATTCCATGACGTACCGAGTTGAGTGCACCAAGTGTTTAACGGAAATCGCGGGGTTGTCACTATCATCGCAAGAGATGCAGGCGTTTGGCATGCGAGTGGCGTCAATGTGGCCGAAGCTGGTAGCCAAGGTGTCTTCACTACCCGAGAATTCCACACATTATGATGATACTAACCATGTGGCGCCCTGTAACAGGTTGTTCTGGGAGACTTTCTACTGCCAGTTCAGCATCTGCTGCACCAACTTCCTGAAAAACTTCCGAGAATCTATCGTAGAGCGCGATGCCAATAACCATCAGTCGCTCATATATGTGCTCGAAAGGTTAGTAGCCATGACAGATATCAACCACGAAGAAACATTTAAAATATGCCTGGACTACTGGCATATATTCGTGGCAGCAATCATGCGCGATGTAAAGGAACACCAACGGCAACAAGCAGCCGAACGTGGTATAATCGTGAGTGAACTAGGAGAAGTACAGGGATTTAATCCACGTACCATTAATTTAAACCAAACATATGATAATGGACGCTTGGGTATCTATCGCCCAGTTCTGGTACAACTACAGAGGGTCCTTATAAAGAGGATGGCGAAGCCACAGgaagtgtatatactatacGACGCCGACGCATGTGAAGTCACAAGGGAATATAACCCAAATACTGCAGAAATCGCTTTGTATAACCGTATGAAGACTGTGTTGATTAATCTAACAACTATTATGCAGGAAGATACCGAAAGGATAATGATGGAGGTGTTGGACCGTGAAATGGAAATTGCACATTCATCAAATAGACGTGATACCTGGGACCCTACCATACTCAACAGGCTATGCTACAGTGTGGGATCAATATCCGGAGCTATGGACGAAATGGTAGAAAAACGATTTCTGGTGCTTATTATCAAGTGCCTGCTTAACATATGCGAGGTAAAGACAGCCACTGGGGACAAGGCTATCGTAGCATCAAATATAATGTACGTCGTAGGGCAATACCCTAGGTTCCTAAAGAATAACTGGCGGTTCCTTTACACTGTGATGAACAAGTTATTTGAATTCATGCGAGAAATGTTCCCAGGAGTACAGCAAATGGCTTGTGAAACTTTCCTAAAGATTACCACATCGTGCAAGAAAACCATTGCGATGCAAACGCTGAATGATGTACCGTATATCAACGAATTGATTAGGCTTAGGGATCCTATGACCGGGGTGTTAGATGATAAACTCATACTCTGGTTCTACGAATCTGTAGGTAATGTAATATCAGCAGTGGATAACCAGTATCGCCACCAGACCATCAGTATGCTGATGGAGCGCTGTAACTGTGATTGGCAAGCTATACTGGGTAATACCAGTGACCCCAACCTACTATCGGGAGATGCCGCAGTTTGGGCAACAGTACAAAATATGCCAATTTACCACGTAGAAACCACGCGATCGATTATACAAATATTGAGGATGAACAACCGGGTGGCTAAAAGCACAGGGTCGGCATATACGCGCCAGctgatgtatatatacccCGGGATAACACATCTATACAATCTATATTCATGCTACATACAAAACGCAGTCAAAGCTGCAGGGCCAGGAGTCTTGAAGCATAATAACATAAACCTAATGCATCTGGTCCGTAGGTCAATCTTGCATCTACTGGAGACTTACATTGGGCACCTACCAAATAAGATCGCTAAGACATACTCCGAGCCGTCTGTTCCAATACAGGTGGACAACACAGTTGACATGGACCAAACAGAAGATTGTAATATGAACAACTACAACGAGGTATTGAACATGCTCATACAGTCTATTACCTCAACTGTATTGGTTGTATATCGTAACTGCTTGGCAGAAACACGTGATCATGAAGTTATATGCGTAGTGACAACGTTAATCGAGAAGCTAGGTAATAGCGGATCACACGTTTTGCCACAAATATTTGAACAGATTTTCGATTGTACACTCGATATGGTTAAAATGGACTTCCACAGCTTCCCAGAGCACCGTGAATATTTCTACGAAATGCTACAAAAGTGTACCAAGCACTGCTTCGATGGATTATTGCTACTGCCCAGTGAACGACTTCGTGCATATGTGATGTCATTAATATGGGCATTTAAACATGAACACCCCTCAGTAGCAGAGCGTGGATTGACAGTAGTCCGAGAATTCTTGAACAACCTAATGTTACTTGACCGTCGTAACGACCAGTCGCCAGGAGGACAAGGCATGTCCGCTGTACTCAGCTTCTGCAGGAACTATTACTATTTACTGCTCAAGGAAATCCTTGGTGTACTCACTGATACACTACATAAATCTGGATTCCGATTACAAACTGAGATACTGCGAGTGCTAATTCGCTTCTTGGAGTGTGGTACTGTCAACGACCCAAGTTCAGAACTAACACGAGTACACGTCATGAAGTTCCTGGTTGAATTGCTAGGAAACAGCTTCATCACACTGAATGTCAAGCAAGTAGAAGCTTTCGTGGTGGACCTGTTCAACTTCGCAGGGGAGACCATAGCCGAGCAGAACGAATCAATGATGTCATCAGGTCTGAGCATAACATCAGGACAGCCCATGAGGTTCCAAACACATGTCAAGGACTTTCTACTGTCACTCAAGGAGTTTGCAGGCTCAGGAGATGAGTTCGATCGTATATTTGAACAGGATAGGCAAAATGCAATAGAACGTGCAAGGGCAATAGAACAGCGTAAACTACAGCATGAACAgggtatatacaatgataCAAAAGAGGTAACACTCGATTAG